The Bacillus alveayuensis genome contains a region encoding:
- a CDS encoding spore germination protein (amino acid permease) (product_source=TIGR00912; cog=COG0531; pfam=PF03845; tigrfam=TIGR00912; transmembrane_helix_parts=Inside_1_6,TMhelix_7_29,Outside_30_38,TMhelix_39_61,Inside_62_81,TMhelix_82_104,Outside_105_113,TMhelix_114_136,Inside_137_140,TMhelix_141_163,Outside_164_182,TMhelix_183_205,Inside_206_217,TMhelix_218_240,Outside_241_268,TMhelix_269_291,Inside_292_303,TMhelix_304_321,Outside_322_335,TMhelix_336_355,Inside_356_365), with product MERNKDYITHIQLFFFVVQTQVGIGILSLPRDLHQYAKADSWISLLVAGLASQLFIFIMYFLCKQFPYLNLYEFTSKIVGKWIGNFFNILFVGYYLLISSLIIILYTSILKNWIYPTTPVWVMNLLGIFTILYFASQSFKIIARFYTFVSIFLIILLGLVIFSFTNIDFRYLFPVGQAGLKNILLGANQGIIAMLGFDVLLVTYSLVKSESKKIIKSISLANAFVTFYYLFIVMLAIMTFSPKAMTLIPQPVLYMLKAIKFSVIERIDIVFLSVWVVSVATSLTTYSYLAAKGLSHFFKKPHQRMVPFVAVIVFVISLIPQKPSAIEAFGEFIGKVSYLFIGGIPFLLLIISLFLRKKLGELQNE from the coding sequence ATGGAAAGAAATAAAGATTATATTACACATATACAATTATTTTTTTTCGTTGTACAAACCCAAGTAGGAATAGGGATTTTATCTTTGCCACGTGATCTCCATCAATATGCAAAGGCAGATAGCTGGATTTCATTATTAGTTGCTGGATTAGCTAGTCAGCTGTTTATTTTCATTATGTACTTCCTTTGTAAACAATTCCCATATTTAAATTTGTATGAATTTACATCGAAAATTGTCGGAAAATGGATAGGGAATTTCTTTAATATTCTGTTTGTCGGATATTATCTTCTCATTAGTAGTTTAATTATCATATTGTATACATCTATTTTAAAAAATTGGATTTATCCAACTACGCCAGTATGGGTTATGAATTTATTAGGCATATTCACGATTTTATATTTTGCAAGTCAATCCTTTAAGATTATAGCTAGATTTTATACTTTTGTTTCCATTTTTTTAATCATTTTATTAGGGTTAGTCATTTTTTCATTTACAAATATTGATTTCCGCTATTTATTTCCAGTCGGTCAAGCGGGATTAAAAAACATCTTATTAGGTGCAAATCAAGGAATTATAGCGATGTTAGGATTTGATGTGCTCCTCGTTACGTATTCACTTGTTAAATCTGAAAGTAAAAAAATTATCAAATCGATTTCACTCGCAAATGCATTTGTTACGTTTTATTATTTATTTATCGTCATGCTAGCGATCATGACTTTTTCACCAAAAGCGATGACTCTCATCCCGCAGCCGGTGCTATATATGCTAAAAGCGATTAAGTTTTCAGTCATTGAAAGAATCGATATCGTGTTTTTATCCGTATGGGTTGTTTCTGTTGCCACCTCTTTAACGACATACAGTTATTTGGCGGCAAAGGGGTTAAGCCATTTTTTTAAGAAACCTCATCAACGGATGGTTCCTTTTGTGGCAGTCATAGTCTTTGTCATCAGCCTTATTCCGCAAAAGCCAAGCGCAATTGAAGCTTTTGGAGAATTCATCGGGAAGGTTAGCTACTTGTTTATAGGAGGCATCCCATTTTTATTGCTCATCATCTCTCTTTTTTTAAGGAAAAAATTAGGGGAGTTACAAAATGAATGA
- a CDS encoding hypothetical protein (product_source=Hypo-rule applied; pfam=PF09388; superfamily=140500) translates to MSTDERILREKLFVEISLKRQQLIETANLKGYTSQETIQISQELDKLINKYQKLTFYQNPFKRWLKMLSINKIFDHSLKKQNSI, encoded by the coding sequence ATGTCAACAGATGAAAGGATATTAAGAGAAAAATTATTTGTAGAGATTTCTCTAAAAAGACAACAATTAATCGAAACGGCTAATTTGAAAGGATATACAAGTCAGGAAACAATACAAATTAGTCAAGAATTAGACAAATTGATAAACAAATACCAAAAATTAACATTTTATCAAAATCCCTTCAAAAGATGGTTAAAAATGTTAAGTATTAACAAAATTTTCGATCATTCATTAAAAAAACAAAACAGTATTTAA
- a CDS encoding 1,2-dihydroxy-3-keto-5-methylthiopentene dioxygenase (product_source=KO:K08967; cath_funfam=2.60.120.10; cog=COG1791; ko=KO:K08967; pfam=PF03079; superfamily=51182), translated as MATIRIHKSNKRIEEKEKVIHFLDEQGVIYEQWDISKLPEYLVENYQLTDKEKEEILYIFKEEIENISERRGYRAHDVISLSETTPNLDQLLENFKKEHHHTDDEVRFIVSGHGTFAIQGKDGQFFDVELEPGDLISVPENTRHYFTLQEDRRVVAIRIFVTTEGWVPIY; from the coding sequence ATGGCAACCATTCGTATTCATAAGTCTAATAAACGAATTGAAGAAAAAGAGAAAGTCATTCATTTTTTAGACGAACAAGGGGTTATTTATGAACAATGGGATATTTCCAAACTACCAGAGTATTTAGTTGAAAATTATCAATTAACAGATAAAGAGAAAGAGGAAATTTTATATATTTTTAAAGAAGAAATCGAAAATATTTCTGAACGACGCGGCTATCGAGCACATGATGTCATTTCGTTATCAGAAACAACTCCGAATTTAGATCAATTATTAGAAAACTTTAAAAAAGAGCATCATCATACAGATGATGAAGTGCGTTTTATCGTAAGCGGACACGGTACATTTGCTATTCAAGGGAAGGATGGACAATTTTTTGATGTAGAACTAGAGCCTGGCGACTTAATTTCGGTACCAGAAAATACGAGACATTACTTTACACTGCAAGAAGACCGCCGGGTTGTCGCTATTCGAATTTTTGTAACGACAGAAGGCTGGGTGCCAATTTATTAA
- a CDS encoding uncharacterized protein YaaN involved in tellurite resistance (product_source=COG3853; cath_funfam=1.10.3920.10; cog=COG3853; pfam=PF05816; superfamily=116846,47446,48201,69008): MKDKNNQEHERVLDELLAHPFQEDHSVLVEQTVQTADQSKRLVDMLPNDHREKAYTLAKQIDHSNRQAIVQFGANAQAKLSSFSQSMLDHVQKKDVAPIGDILKDLMNKLEQVNPEELTQQKKNLISRLFGKLSRSIQELLSKYQKISAQVERITVRLEQSKKTLLDDIKMLDQLYDRNKEYFDALNIYIAAGELKLEELHQTIIPEMRKKAEKLNNQMMIQEVNDLMQFADRLEKRLHDLKLSRQITIQSAPQIRMIQNMNQTLAEKIQSSILTSIPLWKNQIAIALTLYRQRGALEAQKQVTNTTNQLLLKNAEMLKANTIETAKENERGIVDIETLKKTQEHLISTIQETLRIQDEGRMKRMQAEQQLIEMENELKTRLLEMKKE, translated from the coding sequence ATGAAAGATAAGAATAATCAAGAACATGAGCGAGTATTAGACGAATTGTTAGCTCATCCGTTTCAGGAAGATCATTCGGTTTTAGTCGAACAAACTGTTCAAACAGCTGACCAGTCAAAGCGTCTAGTTGATATGCTCCCAAATGACCATCGCGAAAAAGCATATACTCTTGCCAAACAAATTGATCATTCCAACCGACAGGCTATCGTACAATTTGGAGCAAATGCCCAAGCAAAGCTCTCTAGCTTTTCTCAATCAATGCTTGATCATGTCCAAAAGAAAGATGTTGCTCCAATTGGTGATATTTTAAAGGACTTGATGAATAAATTAGAACAAGTAAACCCTGAAGAATTGACACAACAAAAAAAGAATCTAATCTCAAGACTGTTTGGAAAACTATCGAGGTCTATTCAAGAGCTTTTATCCAAATACCAAAAAATAAGCGCTCAAGTAGAACGGATTACCGTTCGTTTAGAGCAATCGAAAAAAACGCTACTTGATGATATTAAAATGCTTGATCAGCTTTATGACCGTAATAAAGAATACTTTGATGCATTAAATATTTATATCGCTGCAGGTGAGCTAAAGCTAGAGGAGCTTCATCAAACAATCATTCCTGAAATGAGAAAAAAAGCGGAAAAGTTGAATAACCAAATGATGATTCAAGAAGTCAACGACCTTATGCAATTTGCAGATCGCTTAGAAAAGCGTTTGCACGACTTAAAGCTCAGCCGACAAATCACGATACAAAGCGCACCGCAAATTCGAATGATTCAAAATATGAATCAAACGTTAGCAGAAAAAATTCAATCATCGATCTTAACGTCTATTCCTTTATGGAAAAATCAAATTGCTATTGCTCTTACCTTATATCGTCAAAGAGGTGCTCTTGAAGCACAAAAACAAGTCACGAATACGACCAATCAATTATTGCTGAAAAATGCAGAAATGTTAAAAGCGAATACGATTGAAACCGCAAAAGAAAATGAGCGCGGCATTGTTGATATTGAAACATTGAAAAAAACACAAGAACACCTTATCTCCACCATCCAAGAAACATTACGTATTCAAGATGAAGGCCGAATGAAAAGAATGCAGGCCGAACAGCAATTAATCGAGATGGAAAATGAGCTCAAGACAAGGTTATTAGAAATGAAAAAAGAATAG
- a CDS encoding spore germination protein KA (product_source=KO:K06295; ko=KO:K06295; pfam=PF03323; transmembrane_helix_parts=Inside_1_258,TMhelix_259_281,Outside_282_300,TMhelix_301_323,Inside_324_335,TMhelix_336_355,Outside_356_369,TMhelix_370_392,Inside_393_396,TMhelix_397_419,Outside_420_423,TMhelix_424_446,Inside_447_510), which yields MKKLKKDEKPRFINNHSYKILNQRPVLATQNLYQNVKFIEDALWNTEDLQKKELMFSQKRCVILYFPELIDKKGLKTNIIQPILEKKSGNIEEIITVEAIEKSNNLNEVKMGIIRGYCAFFMENNENVYLFHIPSSITRDIQEPTNEQVIRGSHEGFVEDIQKNLHLLRKRIENPNLVVRYISLGEASDTKVAILSIKNLTNPKLVEEVEKRVTSISVDSVQTLGYIEEFIEDNPFSLFPQILSTERPDRAASMLMEGRVALFMEGSASALIMPVTFFTFFQSPDDYNSRFYVGTLYRLFRLISFILAVTLPALYIATVSFHFEVIPTELLFTVKSSLEFVPFPPMLEALIMVVILELLKEASVRLPAPIAQTIGVVGGLVIGTAIVEASLVSKMMIIIVALTAIASFSVPSNEMSIALRIISFPMMLGATLFGYLGIEMILMFLLMHLCKLENFGTPYFAPFAPLRMKDLKDTIVRMPAWKMNNRPLDPHPQAMKQQHISREWKRNGKK from the coding sequence GTGAAAAAGTTAAAGAAAGATGAAAAGCCGCGTTTTATTAATAATCATTCTTATAAAATTTTGAATCAGCGTCCAGTGTTGGCAACGCAAAATTTATATCAAAATGTAAAGTTTATAGAAGATGCCTTATGGAATACGGAAGATTTGCAAAAAAAAGAATTGATGTTTAGCCAAAAACGTTGTGTGATTCTTTATTTTCCAGAATTGATAGATAAAAAAGGATTAAAGACGAATATCATTCAGCCTATTTTAGAAAAGAAGAGCGGGAACATAGAAGAAATCATCACAGTAGAAGCAATTGAAAAATCGAACAATTTAAATGAAGTGAAGATGGGAATCATTCGAGGCTATTGTGCCTTTTTTATGGAAAATAATGAAAACGTTTATTTGTTTCATATTCCATCTTCGATTACGCGTGACATTCAGGAGCCGACGAATGAGCAAGTGATCCGTGGTTCCCATGAAGGTTTTGTAGAAGATATACAAAAAAACCTTCACCTTTTAAGGAAGCGGATCGAAAATCCGAATTTAGTTGTTCGTTATATATCACTAGGAGAAGCATCAGATACGAAAGTTGCGATCTTGTCGATTAAAAACTTAACAAATCCAAAGCTTGTTGAAGAAGTGGAAAAACGGGTCACGTCCATATCAGTTGATTCTGTTCAAACTCTAGGTTATATAGAAGAATTTATTGAGGACAACCCTTTTTCCCTTTTTCCACAAATTTTAAGTACTGAAAGGCCTGACCGTGCGGCGTCCATGTTAATGGAAGGTCGTGTCGCTTTATTTATGGAAGGTAGTGCCTCTGCCTTAATCATGCCGGTAACCTTTTTTACTTTTTTTCAATCTCCGGATGATTACAATAGTCGTTTTTACGTTGGAACTCTTTATCGATTGTTCCGATTAATTAGTTTTATTTTAGCTGTAACACTTCCTGCTCTTTATATCGCAACGGTTTCCTTTCATTTTGAAGTCATTCCTACTGAATTGTTATTTACAGTAAAAAGTTCACTTGAGTTCGTCCCTTTCCCCCCAATGCTTGAAGCTTTAATTATGGTTGTCATTTTAGAATTGCTTAAGGAAGCATCTGTTCGTTTACCGGCACCGATTGCCCAAACGATCGGTGTTGTTGGAGGGTTAGTTATCGGAACAGCTATTGTTGAGGCTAGTCTCGTATCCAAAATGATGATTATTATCGTTGCTTTAACAGCCATTGCATCATTTAGTGTTCCATCAAATGAAATGAGCATCGCATTAAGAATCATTAGCTTTCCTATGATGCTAGGAGCTACTTTATTTGGTTATTTAGGAATTGAAATGATCTTAATGTTTTTGCTGATGCATCTGTGTAAACTGGAAAACTTCGGGACTCCGTATTTCGCACCTTTTGCTCCATTGAGGATGAAAGATTTAAAAGATACGATTGTGCGAATGCCTGCATGGAAAATGAATAATCGTCCACTTGACCCTCATCCACAAGCGATGAAGCAGCAGCATATTTCGAGGGAGTGGAAACGGAATGGAAAGAAATAA
- a CDS encoding drug/metabolite transporter (DMT)-like permease (product_source=COG0697; cog=COG0697; pfam=PF00892; superfamily=103481; transmembrane_helix_parts=Inside_1_4,TMhelix_5_27,Outside_28_30,TMhelix_31_53,Inside_54_64,TMhelix_65_87,Outside_88_91,TMhelix_92_114,Inside_115_122,TMhelix_123_140,Outside_141_149,TMhelix_150_172,Inside_173_178,TMhelix_179_201,Outside_202_210,TMhelix_211_233,Inside_234_239,TMhelix_240_262,Outside_263_266,TMhelix_267_286,Inside_287_302) translates to MKQLYYALLLLTSMLWAGNFVSGKFMVGHASPFVLTELRWILAVLILAFIVYYQERSFKIPKEAILPLMMMGLTGIIFFNVFLYLALENTSADTVGLLSTLNPISIAVMSFIFLREKLTFRQMIAMFISLAGVFIVLTNGQFDDIWSHTAFNIGDIYMLIAVLVWGGYSVAGKIAMKYVSPYMSTFWSGIFGSLFLLPFTAKEMISIQGPLSFWTAVAYTVVGSTVLAMVFWNIGVHHIGGTTSGMFLNFNPLFTAIFAYFLLGETLGFSQFIGAIMIILGVLSFTRKVETKPIPIHEKLRL, encoded by the coding sequence ATGAAACAGCTATACTATGCCCTATTATTACTAACTAGTATGTTGTGGGCAGGAAACTTTGTTTCTGGAAAATTTATGGTTGGCCATGCTTCACCATTTGTATTAACCGAATTGCGCTGGATTCTGGCTGTTTTGATATTAGCTTTCATCGTATATTATCAAGAACGCTCATTTAAAATACCGAAAGAAGCAATCCTTCCTCTCATGATGATGGGATTAACCGGTATTATTTTTTTTAATGTCTTTTTATATTTAGCTCTTGAAAATACAAGTGCGGATACAGTAGGTTTACTATCGACATTAAATCCGATCTCCATAGCCGTTATGAGCTTTATTTTTTTGAGAGAAAAATTGACATTTCGCCAAATGATCGCTATGTTCATTTCACTTGCTGGTGTATTCATTGTTTTAACAAATGGACAATTTGATGATATTTGGAGCCATACCGCATTTAATATTGGCGATATTTATATGCTGATAGCTGTTTTAGTATGGGGCGGATATTCTGTAGCTGGAAAAATAGCGATGAAATATGTATCTCCGTATATGTCCACTTTTTGGTCAGGGATATTTGGCTCTTTATTTTTACTGCCGTTTACGGCAAAAGAAATGATTTCGATCCAAGGGCCGCTATCCTTTTGGACCGCTGTAGCTTATACAGTGGTTGGTTCTACCGTTTTAGCGATGGTATTTTGGAACATCGGTGTTCACCATATAGGCGGTACGACATCAGGAATGTTTTTGAATTTTAATCCTCTTTTCACAGCGATTTTTGCTTATTTCTTATTAGGAGAAACATTAGGATTTAGCCAATTCATTGGTGCGATTATGATTATTTTAGGTGTTCTATCATTTACTCGAAAAGTTGAAACAAAGCCCATTCCTATTCATGAAAAGCTGAGATTATAA
- a CDS encoding 5-bromo-4-chloroindolyl phosphate hydrolysis protein (product_source=COG4915; cog=COG4915; pfam=PF10112; transmembrane_helix_parts=Inside_1_6,TMhelix_7_29,Outside_30_32,TMhelix_33_55,Inside_56_209), with product MRSIFSFLIRSIFSFLTMVISWFIIFFAFNASFFLSVMLSLMIGFFVFLISQLLTKQKLLKTNGLSRREYAYIHRNLKEAKQKQIRLQRTLFKARTIDSWKILFDINRLSRRIYQIVKNEPKRFYQGEKYFYYHLDSCVELSEKYVQLASQPIKDADIRHSLEVTKKTLRELNNHLEKDLIDVLSNDLNDLKWELDFAKKQTDKSNVER from the coding sequence ATGAGATCCATTTTTTCCTTCCTTATAAGAAGCATTTTCTCTTTTCTAACGATGGTTATAAGCTGGTTTATCATCTTTTTTGCTTTTAACGCTTCCTTTTTCTTATCTGTAATGCTTTCTCTCATGATTGGTTTTTTCGTTTTTCTTATTTCTCAGCTCTTAACAAAACAAAAATTATTAAAAACAAATGGCCTTTCACGAAGAGAGTATGCGTATATTCATCGAAATTTAAAAGAAGCGAAGCAAAAGCAAATCCGGCTGCAACGAACATTGTTTAAAGCACGAACGATTGATTCATGGAAAATTTTATTTGATATCAATCGACTATCAAGGCGCATATACCAAATTGTAAAAAATGAGCCAAAACGATTTTATCAAGGTGAAAAATATTTTTACTATCACTTAGATTCTTGTGTCGAATTGTCGGAAAAATATGTGCAATTAGCTTCACAACCAATAAAAGATGCTGATATTCGCCATTCTCTAGAAGTAACAAAAAAAACGCTTCGTGAACTAAATAACCATTTGGAGAAGGATTTAATTGATGTACTTTCAAACGACCTGAACGATTTAAAATGGGAGCTAGATTTTGCGAAAAAACAAACAGATAAGAGTAATGTAGAGAGGTGA
- a CDS encoding sodium-dependent dicarboxylate transporter 2/3/5 (product_source=KO:K14445; cog=COG0471; ko=KO:K14445; pfam=PF00939; tigrfam=TIGR00785; transmembrane_helix_parts=Inside_1_56,TMhelix_57_74,Outside_75_93,TMhelix_94_116,Inside_117_127,TMhelix_128_147,Outside_148_180,TMhelix_181_203,Inside_204_223,TMhelix_224_246,Outside_247_267,TMhelix_268_290,Inside_291_324,TMhelix_325_344,Outside_345_347,TMhelix_348_367,Inside_368_387,TMhelix_388_410,Outside_411_419,TMhelix_420_442,Inside_443_448,TMhelix_449_471,Outside_472_474,TMhelix_475_497,Inside_498_509,TMhelix_510_532,Outside_533_544), translating into MKQSMLTKFSQTIWNDHVQLKQMFAQFLPTSTMETDKKGSTPLQPNPLNSYSGRQKVGLILGPLLFFLILNFFHPEGMSKEALAVLASTTWIAIWWITEAIPIPATSLLPIILFPLTGALDVGTTTSSYGNDVIFLFMGGFLIALTMERWNLHKRIALSIISMIGTNMERLVFGFMLATAFLSMWISNTATAMMMVPIGTAIVYKVKEAVSKENLASKTNDAETFAKALMLGIAYSASIGGLGTLIGTPPNALFAAVAGELFDVTISFSTWMLFGVPIAALLLIGSWYYLTKIAFKMKLKNFPGGKEVIQSELKSLGKLSFEEKIIFTVFLFTSIAWISRSFILSKWIPGINDTIIALIGAVILFAIPSKNKPGAFLLDWETVKKLPWGILLLFGGGLAIAAGFKETGLAQWIGEKMTLVSGIHFILILVVVTTIVIFLTEITSNTATATMILPIMASLASAIGVHPYALMVASAIAASCAFMLPVATPPNAVVFGSNYLKIGDMAKAGFWLNVVSIIVIAFLIYLWMPIVWGIDIQHYPADFK; encoded by the coding sequence ATGAAGCAATCGATGTTAACAAAATTTAGCCAAACAATATGGAATGATCATGTCCAATTAAAGCAAATGTTTGCGCAATTTTTGCCAACCTCAACAATGGAGACGGACAAGAAAGGTTCTACTCCACTTCAACCAAATCCACTAAATTCGTATAGCGGTAGACAAAAAGTTGGTCTTATTTTAGGTCCGTTACTGTTTTTTTTGATTTTAAATTTTTTTCATCCTGAAGGAATGTCAAAAGAGGCTTTAGCCGTTTTAGCAAGCACAACTTGGATAGCTATTTGGTGGATTACAGAAGCTATTCCAATTCCTGCAACATCATTATTGCCAATCATTTTATTTCCATTAACGGGCGCATTAGATGTCGGTACGACGACATCTTCATATGGAAATGATGTCATTTTTCTATTTATGGGCGGATTTTTAATAGCGTTAACGATGGAAAGATGGAATTTACACAAGCGGATCGCCTTATCGATCATATCTATGATTGGTACAAATATGGAACGGTTAGTGTTCGGATTTATGTTGGCGACAGCCTTTCTTTCGATGTGGATATCGAATACGGCAACGGCTATGATGATGGTGCCAATCGGAACAGCGATTGTGTATAAAGTAAAAGAGGCTGTATCAAAAGAAAATCTAGCTAGTAAAACGAATGATGCCGAAACATTTGCGAAAGCGTTAATGCTTGGAATTGCGTATTCAGCTTCCATTGGAGGATTAGGTACGTTAATTGGAACACCACCAAATGCCCTTTTTGCAGCCGTAGCAGGAGAGCTTTTTGATGTGACGATTTCCTTTTCAACATGGATGCTATTCGGTGTCCCAATTGCAGCGTTATTACTAATTGGCTCATGGTATTATTTAACGAAAATTGCGTTTAAAATGAAGCTGAAAAATTTCCCAGGTGGGAAAGAAGTCATTCAAAGTGAGTTAAAATCATTAGGAAAATTATCTTTTGAAGAAAAAATCATCTTTACAGTATTTTTATTCACATCCATTGCATGGATCAGTCGCTCATTTATATTAAGCAAATGGATTCCAGGCATTAATGATACAATCATTGCCTTAATAGGAGCTGTCATTTTATTTGCTATTCCATCTAAAAATAAACCAGGTGCTTTTCTTTTAGATTGGGAGACAGTGAAAAAGCTGCCATGGGGTATTTTACTATTGTTTGGTGGAGGACTTGCCATTGCGGCAGGTTTTAAAGAAACGGGATTAGCACAATGGATCGGGGAAAAAATGACGTTAGTATCAGGCATTCACTTTATTTTGATTTTAGTAGTCGTAACAACAATTGTCATCTTTTTAACGGAAATTACATCAAATACAGCGACAGCAACGATGATTTTACCAATTATGGCATCATTAGCTAGTGCAATTGGTGTTCATCCATATGCTTTAATGGTCGCTTCTGCTATTGCCGCATCTTGTGCTTTTATGCTTCCTGTAGCAACACCACCAAATGCTGTCGTTTTCGGGTCCAATTATTTGAAAATCGGTGATATGGCGAAGGCAGGATTTTGGTTAAATGTTGTGTCCATTATCGTAATTGCTTTCCTCATATACTTATGGATGCCGATCGTTTGGGGAATTGATATACAGCACTATCCAGCGGATTTTAAATAA
- a CDS encoding Ger(x)C family germination protein (product_source=TIGR02887; cath_funfam=3.30.429.10; pfam=PF05504; superfamily=49764; tigrfam=TIGR02887), translating to MNESRILLVIFIILTLLTGCWDQKTLKHSKFMSIIGFDIIDDQKYFVTTAINLFKEMGEAKEQMSEIVMGEGYTVKDGFLSLDQMISDEPLPMKLNSILVSEDVARKDVYQVLDTFFRTPESPLGAKIIVVEGKASDVIQVKKVGETNIGDHLRDLMISAEDDSLIPKQTALFTFSSLFDPGKSIVLPFIKLAQGKIELGGLALFHQKQMNGKLSSKETQIFMLLADKIDQNMIFTEKINLQDQHHEGVYITIEVKDMNRKLSVKAKDPNDIKVMIDVQLEAEIIEFPSDQLESNKLIEKINQVLTEKLTKNAEKVVNTLLDANCDAFGVGRELIAYHTEIWDQLDWEKAYPSIKIQPKIKVDIRKTGIIK from the coding sequence ATGAATGAAAGTAGAATTCTATTAGTAATATTTATCATCTTAACCTTATTAACCGGATGCTGGGATCAAAAAACATTAAAACATTCAAAATTTATGTCAATCATCGGCTTTGACATCATCGATGATCAAAAATATTTCGTGACAACAGCGATCAATTTATTTAAAGAGATGGGGGAAGCAAAAGAGCAGATGAGTGAAATTGTCATGGGTGAAGGATATACAGTGAAAGATGGTTTTTTAAGCTTAGATCAAATGATTTCAGACGAGCCTTTACCGATGAAACTCAATTCCATTTTAGTTAGTGAAGACGTCGCAAGAAAAGATGTTTATCAAGTATTAGATACGTTTTTTCGTACTCCTGAAAGCCCGTTGGGGGCGAAAATTATTGTAGTGGAAGGAAAAGCATCTGATGTTATTCAAGTAAAAAAGGTAGGGGAAACGAATATTGGTGATCATTTGCGAGATTTAATGATCAGTGCTGAAGATGATTCACTAATTCCGAAACAAACAGCGCTATTCACTTTTTCCTCTCTCTTTGATCCTGGAAAAAGTATTGTTCTGCCATTTATTAAATTAGCACAAGGGAAAATTGAACTGGGAGGTTTAGCGTTATTCCATCAAAAACAGATGAACGGGAAGTTATCAAGTAAAGAGACGCAAATTTTTATGCTTTTAGCTGACAAAATCGATCAAAATATGATATTTACGGAAAAAATAAATTTACAAGATCAACATCATGAAGGCGTCTATATTACGATAGAAGTAAAGGATATGAATCGGAAACTATCCGTAAAAGCAAAGGATCCTAATGATATTAAGGTCATGATCGATGTTCAATTAGAGGCTGAAATTATCGAATTTCCATCAGATCAATTAGAATCGAATAAATTGATCGAAAAAATAAATCAAGTATTAACAGAAAAGTTGACAAAAAATGCGGAAAAAGTAGTGAATACATTGCTTGATGCAAATTGTGATGCCTTCGGGGTTGGCAGAGAATTGATTGCTTATCACACGGAAATATGGGATCAACTAGATTGGGAAAAAGCATACCCTTCTATTAAAATTCAACCGAAAATCAAAGTGGATATTCGAAAGACTGGAATCATTAAGTAG